One genomic region from Rhodoligotrophos appendicifer encodes:
- the dut gene encoding dUTP diphosphatase encodes MTVAIAVRRLDHGADLPLPAYETDQAAGMDLRAAITAPLTLSPGERSLVPSGLAIALPPGYEAQIRPRSGLALKHGVTCLNTPGTIDADYRGEIKVLLINLGREPLTIERGDRIAQMIVSPVSRASWREVASLDDTSRGAGGFGSSGRA; translated from the coding sequence GTGACGGTCGCCATTGCGGTCCGCCGCCTCGACCATGGCGCAGACCTGCCCTTGCCGGCATACGAAACGGACCAGGCCGCCGGCATGGATCTGCGGGCCGCCATCACCGCACCGCTCACCCTCTCTCCGGGCGAGCGCAGCCTCGTCCCCTCTGGCCTGGCGATCGCCCTGCCCCCGGGATACGAGGCCCAGATCCGCCCGCGCTCCGGGCTGGCCCTGAAGCACGGGGTCACCTGCCTCAACACCCCCGGCACGATCGACGCCGATTACCGTGGCGAGATCAAGGTGCTGCTCATCAATCTCGGCCGGGAGCCGCTGACCATCGAGCGCGGCGATCGCATTGCACAGATGATCGTGAGCCCCGTCTCCCGTGCCTCCTGGCGGGAGGTCGCGAGCCTCGACGACACCAGTCGCGGAGCGGGCGGATTTGGATCCTCGGGGCGGGCATGA
- a CDS encoding HesA/MoeB/ThiF family protein: MRLTDDELERYSRHILLKEVGGPGQQRLKSAQVLVIGAGGLGAPVLLYLAAAGIGTLGIVDDDTVSLSNLQRQIIHDTPGLGSAKTESAAAAIRRLNPGVAVRSHRQRLTADNALALVTDYHIVADGSDNFETRSLVADACEQARIPLVSAAVGRFDGQITTFKPHERRPDGSPYPTYRSLYPEAPAPGSMPSCDEVGIIGALTGIIGSMQALEVIKEILGIGDSLAGRLLMYDALGPRIYEARI; encoded by the coding sequence ATGAGGCTCACCGATGACGAGTTGGAGCGCTATTCCCGACACATCCTGCTGAAGGAGGTCGGCGGCCCCGGCCAGCAGCGGCTGAAATCGGCCCAGGTTCTGGTGATCGGCGCCGGCGGCCTGGGGGCCCCGGTCCTGCTTTACCTTGCCGCAGCCGGCATCGGGACGCTGGGGATCGTCGACGATGACACCGTTTCTCTGTCCAACCTGCAGCGCCAGATCATCCATGATACCCCGGGACTTGGCAGTGCGAAGACCGAAAGCGCAGCCGCCGCGATCCGCCGGCTGAACCCCGGCGTCGCCGTTCGCTCCCACCGGCAGAGGCTCACGGCCGATAATGCTCTGGCGCTGGTCACGGACTATCACATCGTCGCCGATGGCTCGGACAATTTCGAGACCCGCAGCCTCGTCGCCGATGCCTGCGAGCAAGCCCGCATCCCTCTGGTCTCCGCCGCCGTCGGCCGCTTCGATGGCCAGATCACCACCTTCAAGCCTCATGAACGCCGCCCCGATGGCTCGCCCTACCCCACCTATCGCAGCCTCTACCCCGAGGCCCCCGCTCCCGGGTCCATGCCCAGCTGCGACGAGGTCGGCATCATCGGCGCGTTGACGGGCATCATCGGCTCGATGCAGGCCCTCGAGGTGATCAAGGAAATCCTGGGGATCGGCGACAGCCTCGCCGGCCGGCTCCTGATGTACGACGCCCTCGGCCCCCGCATCTACGAAGCCAGGATCTAA
- a CDS encoding 2-hydroxyacid dehydrogenase, whose protein sequence is MTKRKPLVIVTRKLPDVVETRMRELFNTRLNLDDHPVGHADLVEAVKTADVLVPTVTDRIDKAVLSQAGPQLKLIANFGTGVDNIDVETANMRGIIVTNTPGVLTEDTADMTMALILAVARRLTEGAAVIGSDTAWTGWSPTWMLGHRIYGKRLGIVGMGRIGSAVARRAKAFGLQIHYHNRRPVSARLEEELEATYWESLDQMLARMDVISVNCPHTPGTYHLLNARRLRLMKPSAIIVNTSRGEVIDENALARMLEAGELGGAGLDVFEHEPAVNPRLIKNPRAVLLPHMGSATIEGRVDMGEKVIINIKTFIDGHTPPDRVLPNMI, encoded by the coding sequence ATGACGAAGCGTAAGCCGCTGGTAATTGTAACGCGCAAGCTGCCCGACGTGGTGGAGACGCGTATGCGCGAGCTCTTCAATACGCGGCTCAATCTCGACGACCATCCGGTGGGACATGCCGATCTCGTCGAGGCGGTGAAGACTGCCGACGTGCTGGTGCCCACCGTGACGGACCGGATCGACAAGGCCGTATTGTCGCAGGCAGGGCCTCAGCTGAAGCTGATCGCCAATTTCGGCACAGGGGTGGACAATATCGACGTGGAAACCGCGAACATGCGCGGAATCATCGTCACCAATACGCCCGGGGTGCTGACGGAAGACACCGCAGACATGACGATGGCGCTGATTCTCGCCGTCGCCCGGCGGTTGACCGAAGGCGCGGCCGTGATCGGCAGCGATACCGCCTGGACCGGCTGGTCGCCCACCTGGATGCTGGGGCATCGCATCTACGGAAAGCGGCTTGGCATCGTCGGCATGGGACGCATCGGCTCGGCGGTGGCGCGGCGGGCGAAGGCGTTCGGACTGCAGATCCACTATCACAATCGGCGACCGGTGAGCGCGCGGCTGGAAGAGGAGTTGGAGGCGACCTATTGGGAGAGCCTCGACCAGATGCTCGCCCGCATGGACGTGATCTCGGTGAACTGCCCCCATACGCCCGGCACCTACCATCTGCTGAATGCGCGGCGATTGCGGCTCATGAAGCCGAGCGCGATCATCGTCAACACCTCGCGCGGCGAGGTGATCGACGAGAATGCGCTGGCGCGGATGCTGGAGGCGGGCGAACTGGGCGGCGCCGGGCTTGACGTGTTCGAGCACGAGCCGGCAGTCAATCCTCGGCTGATCAAGAATCCGCGGGCGGTGCTGCTGCCCCATATGGGTTCGGCGACGATCGAGGGCCGTGTCGACATGGGCGAAAAGGTCATCATCAACATCAAGACCTTCATCGACGGGCATACGCCTCCCGATCGCGTGCTGCCCAACATGATCTGA
- a CDS encoding SH3 domain-containing protein, whose amino-acid sequence MFQKRIHAGNLAFVSLILMMACVGAALGPRGNAIANEDQQAAAAAGRDVGPSGLPVPRFVSLKSDKVNVRRGPSSEHQVAWVYERRSLPVEIIAEFENWRRIRDSDGEEGWVYHSLLSSTRTAVVSPWKHGTSALLYQQPNNGSRAVAKVESGVLANVSRCSGTWCQLEISGYSGWLEQNTLWGVYPGERIDP is encoded by the coding sequence ATGTTCCAGAAACGAATTCACGCGGGAAATCTCGCGTTCGTTTCGCTCATCCTGATGATGGCTTGCGTCGGGGCCGCGTTGGGCCCCCGCGGTAACGCAATTGCGAACGAAGATCAGCAGGCGGCGGCCGCCGCTGGCCGGGATGTCGGCCCCAGTGGCCTGCCGGTGCCGCGGTTCGTCAGCCTGAAATCGGATAAGGTGAATGTCCGTCGGGGCCCCAGCAGCGAGCATCAGGTCGCCTGGGTCTACGAGCGTCGCAGTCTGCCGGTGGAGATCATCGCCGAGTTTGAGAACTGGCGCCGGATCCGGGACAGTGACGGCGAGGAGGGTTGGGTCTATCACAGCCTGCTGTCGAGCACGCGCACCGCTGTCGTCTCGCCCTGGAAGCATGGGACTTCGGCATTGCTTTACCAACAGCCGAACAACGGTAGTCGTGCAGTGGCGAAGGTCGAGTCGGGTGTGCTCGCGAATGTGAGTCGCTGTTCAGGCACTTGGTGTCAGCTGGAGATCAGCGGGTATAGCGGCTGGCTTGAGCAGAATACGCTCTGGGGCGTCTATCCCGGCGAAAGGATCGATCCCTGA
- the irrA gene encoding iron response transcriptional regulator IrrA yields the protein MMEPVAQAGEAMVVAKLRHSGLRPTRQRVSLARILFSVGDRHVTAEELHEEAVFARVPVSLATVYNTLNQFTRAGLLREVAVEGAKTYFDTNTSNHYHFFIESTGTLLDIESEDLQVVGIPEAPDGTSITRIDVIIRLSDEG from the coding sequence ATGATGGAACCCGTTGCACAGGCCGGAGAGGCGATGGTCGTGGCAAAGCTGCGTCATTCCGGATTGAGGCCTACGCGGCAACGCGTTTCGCTCGCCCGGATCCTCTTCAGCGTCGGCGATCGCCATGTCACGGCCGAAGAGCTCCATGAAGAGGCAGTGTTCGCCCGGGTGCCCGTGTCCCTGGCCACCGTCTACAACACGTTGAACCAGTTCACCCGGGCCGGTCTGCTGCGCGAAGTCGCGGTGGAGGGTGCCAAGACCTATTTCGACACCAATACCTCAAACCATTATCATTTCTTCATCGAGAGCACGGGCACCCTGCTCGACATCGAAAGTGAAGACCTGCAGGTGGTCGGCATCCCGGAGGCTCCGGACGGAACCTCGATCACACGGATCGACGTGATCATTCGCCTTTCCGACGAAGGATAA